The Ferrimicrobium sp. sequence GTTCACAATCTCGGTATCAAAGTTGCGGTCAATGAACTCATCGAAAAAGCCGTCGAGACGAAGGCGGATGCGATAGGCATGAGTGGATTGCTGGTCAAATCAACGCTCGTCATGCGGGATAATCTTCTCGAACTCAATGCACGGGGTCTGGACCATATCCCAGTCATTCTTGGAGGAGCCGCCCTCACACGATCATTTGTGGAACGCGATCTGCGCGAGATCTACAAGGGAAGAGTCTTCTACGGTAAAGATGCCTTCGAAGGACTTACTGTGCTCGACAAGCTCGTCAAAATCTCCCATGGTGACCTCACTGACGACCAATTCGGTCGCAAGATCAAAGCTTCCTCCGTTAAGCGCATGCGAACCGAAGCGAGCGTTCGTTCCGAAGAACGTACCATTCGCTCCGAAGAGGTACCATTCGATAATCCGGTCTATACCCCTCCGTTTCTCGGCACAAGGGTGGTGAAAGGCGTCCCTCTCGAGGAGATCGCCGCCTATCTCAATGAAACAGCGCTCTTTCGTCATCAGTGGGGCTATCGACCCCAAAATGGAGAATCTGACGCTGAGTTCAAAGAACGGATTCGCCAGCAACTCGCGCTAGAACTCGATCACGCAAAAACGGACCAGATCTTGATTCCCCAGCTCGTCTATGGATACTTCCCCTGCAACTCTGAGGGCAATGACCTGATCATATGGGACCCTTCGGCGCGTGATCGTGAATTGACCCGTTTCCAATTCCCGCGGCAGCCAAATGCACCACATCTATGCATCGCCGATTTCTACCGACCCCGTACAACGCAAGAAGTTGACTACGTCGCCTTTCACGTAGTGACCATGGGTAAACGTGTCAGTGAGGTGGCCCAAGAATACTTCCGCGACAATCGCTACCAAGATTACCTGCATCTCCATGGGCTCGGCGTTGAAATGACCGAAGCTCTCGCGGAGTTGTGGCATGCACGGGTGCGACGCGAATGGGGATTCAGCAGCGAAGACGGACCAACACTAACCGGTCTCTTCAAACAGGCCTACCGCGGTGGGCGCTACTCCTGGGGCTACCCGGCGTGCCCCAATCTCGAAGACAACGAGAAGTTAGTGCAGCTCTTAGAAGCCTCACGGATCGGGGTGACGGTGTCCGAGAACTTCCAACTCGATCCCGAACAGACAACCACCGCCATCATCGCACATCACCCCATGGCGAAATACTTCATCGCATAAGGGATCACACGACAGGACAACAGCATCAATTCTTGCATCAGGTCGCCCCTTGCTCACATCAACCCGAGTACTGGGCCTCACGGCGGCCCCAGAAAGACAACGGAGCAGAGTTGTCTAAAGCACGGCCAATTCCCGAGGCGACTCGTTCAATGCGCGAACACCCTTTTCCTCCAAGATGACGATGTCCTCGATCCGAGCACCATAACGACCTGGAAGATAGATGCCTGGTTCAATTGAGAAAGCGGTGCCCGCTTCCAGGGGCAACACGTTTTCGCTCGACAGGTAGGGATCCTCATGTTCATCGAGTCCAATTCCATGCCCAAGCCGATGAACAAAATACTCTCCATAACCGCCCTCTGCAATCACATTGCGAGCCACGAGATCGGCTTCCCTGCCGGACATGCCCACCCGGATGCTCTCACGGGCCACTGTTTGCGCATGGTACAGCACTTCGTAGAGTTCCCCAAAACCTTCGGGAACTTCACCAACTGCAAATGTCCGTGTGGTATCGGAACAATAACCAGGCTCGCCATCAATCGAGTATGTCCCGCCAAAGTCGAGGACTAACGCATCTCCTGGCATGATAACCCGAGTGGTAGGATCATGGTGTGGCGAAGCAGAATTTGGCCCACTTCCGACAATGGTAAAGTTGACGCTGGTGTGACCCTCTTCTAGCAGAGCCTCACCGATGTCCTTCGCCACCTCGCTCTCTCGGCGATTCGCTACCTTGATCTCGCCCCGAATCAGCCGCTCCGTCACCCGGTCCGCTGCATGAGCCGCAAG is a genomic window containing:
- a CDS encoding Xaa-Pro peptidase family protein, whose translation is MIEPSQFEAAYQGRQERTRQLLAANEVDALLITLGRELPWLIGYQAMPLERITCLYMDASGSTRLVIPKLEAPRVRALPGLELVPWVDGEDPFALLGSMIRDAKVVAVDDRFISGWLLPLMERAPRASLRSATALLNPLRRQKDAIEIELLELAAHAADRVTERLIRGEIKVANRRESEVAKDIGEALLEEGHTSVNFTIVGSGPNSASPHHDPTTRVIMPGDALVLDFGGTYSIDGEPGYCSDTTRTFAVGEVPEGFGELYEVLYHAQTVARESIRVGMSGREADLVARNVIAEGGYGEYFVHRLGHGIGLDEHEDPYLSSENVLPLEAGTAFSIEPGIYLPGRYGARIEDIVILEEKGVRALNESPRELAVL